In the genome of Natronorubrum daqingense, the window CCGGACGGACATGCCCGACTGGTTCGAAGCGCAGGTCGACCGAATGGGAGCGCCGGACCTGCCGTCGTTCCAGCCCACCAGCGCGCTCGCCGACCAGCACGGCGCTACCGACCGCGGAACGCAGACGGAGACGTCCGACGCCTCACGAGAGCGCTCGAGCTATCAACGCTCGCGGGGATCCTCGTCGAGTTCGTCGTCCTCGAGCCCGCTGGCGGACGTCTGGGATACGGACGGCTAAAACACTCGAGACAATAGTAGCGGCTCCGCGTCCGAGAACGAGGAAATCGACGGACGCGTCGATCAGATTGCAGCCAGTGCGCCCATCGCGATCATCGAGGTCATCATGAGGATCGCGAAACCGAGCGCGATGAACTGATTTCTGTCCATAGTGTCCACTCACGCTGGGAGTGCATGAATGTCACGACTGTTCGCCCCCGAAGCGCGCGTTCTCACTCGAAGCGCGCGTCGACGACGTGATCGACGCCGGCGCTGTGGCTCTTGACGCGTCGCTTCTCGAGAGGTACATGTTATTCAACTAAAAGGTTAAATAATCTCTCCGCATTTATTCAACTAGATGGTTGAACGGAAATCGGACGACCTCGATCTCGACGCGATCTTCGGAGCGCTGGCTCACCCGACTCGACGGGAACTCATCGAGCAGTTAGCTAGCGGACCGAATCGCGTCAGCGATCTGGCCGAGCCACACGATATGTCCCTGGCAGCAGTTTCGAAGCACTTGCAGGTACTCGAGGAGGGGGGACTCGTCGACGTCGAGAAGGATGGACGCGTGCGCCGGTGTCATCTGGACGCCACACCGTTGAGCGACGCCTTCGGGTGGCTCACCCGCTACCGCGTCTTCTGGGAGGATCGGTTCGACGAACTCGAGGACCATCTGGAGGAAGCAGACCAATGACAGACGACACGGCGAACACCGACGCAGTATCCGAATCGCGCGCGGAACACGTGATGATCAGACGGACCGTCGACGCCCCACGCGAGCGCGTTTGGCGGGCGTTCACCGACCCCGACGAGGTTCGTTGGTGGTACGGATCGGACATGATGGACGTCGAGATTCACGCGCTCGAGGCCGAACCCGGCGGCTCGTTCTCGATTACCATGCGTGACGGCGAGGACGACTACGACATGGAGGGCGAGTTCCTCGAGGTGATCGAGCGCGAGCGTCTCGTCCACACCTGGTACGTCGGCCGAGTGACGGTGGCGTTCGACGAGGTTGGCGAGGGCACCGAGGTCGTGCTCACTCACGAGGGACTCCCGGACCGAGAGACCACCGAGCAACACGCCGAGGGATGGACGGCGGCGATCGAAACGCTGGCGGCAATCGTGCGAAACGACGAGGACCGAGAACGATGACCGAAGACACGACCGGCGAGCACGAATTCGATCCGAACGAGTACGATACGACGATCACACGAACCTTCGACGCCCCCCGCGAGGCGGTGTGGGCGGCGTGGACCGACCCTGAACAGGTCGCCGAGTGGTGGGGGCCCCACGGATTCACCGTCCCCGACTGCGAGGTGGACGCGCGACCCGGCGGCGCGTTCAGCATCGACATGGAAGCGCCCGACGGAACCGTTTACCCCGACGAGGGAGAGTTCCACGAGGTCGTCGAACCCGAACGGCTCGTCCTCACGAGCCGGGCGTTCGAGGACGACGACGGTGGGTACCAACTCGAGGTACGACACACCGTCACGTTCGAAGCCGACGGCGATCAGACGCATCTCACGCTGGAAGCGGAAGTTGCCTCGGCGACGCCGGCAGTGGAGGAGTCCCTCGGCGGGATGGAAATGGGCTGGAGCCAGAGCTTCGAGAAGCTCGAGGCGTCCGTCGGCGAGTCGGGAGGCGCTCGCACATGATGGCGACGACCCCATTTCTCGAGCACCGCAGCGCTCGTCCCTGCGTGGAAATCCCGATCGAGGCCACGCTCGGTGAGTGGGGGCAGGCAAACGACCTCGTCGGAGTGCTCCTCGAGTGGCTCGACCGGCACGACGAGTCGCTCGTCGGCGCTCCGTTCTACCGGTACCGGGTCCTCGGCGACGAGACGAAGCCGTTCAAGCTCGAGGTCGACGTCCCGACCGAGGGGCGACTCGACGGCGACGATCGGGTGCAGCCCGGAACGATCCCCGCCGGCACGTACGCGATCCTGGTGCACGAGGGAGATCCCGACGATCTCCCCGGCCGACACGCGGCGCTCGAGGACTGGGCGGAGGCGAGCGGACACGAACTCGCCCGTCGAACGGACGGCGGGATAATCCGATGGGAGGGCCGATACGAGCACTTCCAGACCGACCCCACCGAAGAACCCGATCGGTCGCAGTGGACCACGGAGATCAGCTACCTGCTTCGAGACGACTTCCCCGAGGAACTGACCGCGCCTACACGCCGCGCGCTCGCCGGGGCCGGCTACTCCCGGCTCGAGCAGCTGGACGGCGCCGATCCGGACGAGATCGAGGCGTTGCACGGAATCGGACCGTCTGTCCTCGAGACGCT includes:
- a CDS encoding GyrI-like domain-containing protein, whose amino-acid sequence is MMATTPFLEHRSARPCVEIPIEATLGEWGQANDLVGVLLEWLDRHDESLVGAPFYRYRVLGDETKPFKLEVDVPTEGRLDGDDRVQPGTIPAGTYAILVHEGDPDDLPGRHAALEDWAEASGHELARRTDGGIIRWEGRYEHFQTDPTEEPDRSQWTTEISYLLRDDFPEELTAPTRRALAGAGYSRLEQLDGADPDEIEALHGIGPSVLETLRDGLESAGGRFADGGTRP
- a CDS encoding ArsR/SmtB family transcription factor, encoding MVERKSDDLDLDAIFGALAHPTRRELIEQLASGPNRVSDLAEPHDMSLAAVSKHLQVLEEGGLVDVEKDGRVRRCHLDATPLSDAFGWLTRYRVFWEDRFDELEDHLEEADQ
- a CDS encoding SRPBCC family protein, with amino-acid sequence MTDDTANTDAVSESRAEHVMIRRTVDAPRERVWRAFTDPDEVRWWYGSDMMDVEIHALEAEPGGSFSITMRDGEDDYDMEGEFLEVIERERLVHTWYVGRVTVAFDEVGEGTEVVLTHEGLPDRETTEQHAEGWTAAIETLAAIVRNDEDRER
- a CDS encoding SRPBCC family protein — its product is MTEDTTGEHEFDPNEYDTTITRTFDAPREAVWAAWTDPEQVAEWWGPHGFTVPDCEVDARPGGAFSIDMEAPDGTVYPDEGEFHEVVEPERLVLTSRAFEDDDGGYQLEVRHTVTFEADGDQTHLTLEAEVASATPAVEESLGGMEMGWSQSFEKLEASVGESGGART